The Trichomycterus rosablanca isolate fTriRos1 chromosome 20, fTriRos1.hap1, whole genome shotgun sequence genomic interval caaccatacaccgatcaggcataacattatgaccaccttactaatattgtgttggtccctcttttgcagccccatacgtaacaaactgtgctgctctgtgtattctgacacctttctatcagaaccagcatgaacttcttcagcagttttagCTACAGACCAcacagtgatgaagagataatcagtgttattcacttcacctgtcagtggtcataatgttatgcctggtcggtgtatagtgTATCATGATAGTGTATCAGTGTCACAGCTGCTTTAGACTGGAACTGAATCAATATTGAACCCCTGCAGTTTTACATGTTCCTGTAATCGGCTGCAATCGTCCGTCCCTCAGTTCTTACCAGTCTGCCTGTCCCTGCTGCCGGGAGCTTTCACTGCTTTCCAGTACGGATGGTATTATTCAGGTAATGTGCAGTGTTTCATCTCTTGTCCATCCAATAGGTTCTCCCACTCCCAGACGACCAAGTCTAGGTTGTACCGAACGTCTTCAGTTTCAGAACTATCGAGGCCACCGTGGTTCACTGTGGCACACTCGAAGCCTTTGATAATATATatagatgttttattttatttaattgcccTGATCTGTGCCTCGCCACTATTTGATCCTTGAACATTTTCCGTTCCTGACCTTTGGAAGTTGCAGTGCGAGTGGAAGCTCTGCAGGCACTGAGGGCAGACGAGCAGCTCTCCTCGGCTCAGGCGACAGATTCCACAGTGTTTCCTGACGGTCACCAGCTCGGAGTCCGGAGACTGAAAACAAGCGACAGAGATCAAAGACAAACAATTATTTATGTACAAAATTCTGATCTAGAGCAAGattcacacaaatataatgTACACCGAAGGGGAACCGTCACGGCCCTCCAGATattgtaaaaatattattatgtttaacaatataatataatgtttaaCAATATAATAAGTTTAGATCTCATTTTATTTTGTCTACTCATAAGAAAATAAACCCTTCATACCTGCCAATTTAATTTGTATTGCAATAGTTGTCCAGCTTTAGATTTTATGCGCTCCAAATCAATTCAGCTCATTGAGAGACAATTTCAGATGACAGTAAAATTGACCAATCATATCGTCCCTCTGAATAGACAGGCTTTGTTACAgctaactttatgacaagttcctACTGCAGAGCCCTGCAGCTCCGATATAAAACTCAAACAGCACACAAGTCTTGGCTGAATCTCTACATGTTTGTGTTGTGTACAGTAAAAATGAAGGTACGTGAAACGCTGCTGGCTGTGGGTTCGTGTTGCCTGTAGCGAGTGACGTAGCCAGTGAGGCGGAGGAGAAGAAAGTGAAGTCCACGCCGGAGCTGGAGCCGGAGCCGCCCTCCGCTACTGAAGGATGAGTCTGAGGCTGAGGGACCTGAGCACACGGTTAAAGATGTTTAGATAGAAATCACCTGATGTATATGATGTATACGATGTATATGATGTATATGATAGTCAGAGGATCGGGGCACCTGAGCTGATGGGTACAGCTTCTCTGGCATCGCTCTGCCGTGGGTACAGGATGTACAGCGCCACGTCCCGCTGTAGAGTAAAGTGAAGCTAATTAGCCACACGGTTGTAAATACGCTAAATTAGCTGTTAAATATACGGCTTGCCGGGATACTGAAaagttcaaaagtatgtggacaacctcCTAGTTAGTAaagtgtattcattcattcattcattctctgaCTGTTTTatcatcactttatcctggtcagggtcgcagtgggtctgattcattgggtaaaaggcagaaaacaccccagacagatcCATCTTaaggcacacacaaacacttctagtatcatttctagtagctccaattaccctgactgcatgtttttggacttttggaaggaaaccggagcacccggaggaaacccacacagaccacatggagaacatgcaaacttataCCTGCAGTGACATCAAACCCgagacctttttgctgtgaaacAGACACACAGGACGTACCTATCCAGTACCTACAtatagatgaactttgtgggtatacaattactgactgtagcttatCTGTCTCCCGCTGtgatgacactaacatggtaataacgaagcagtgtgtaagtgtattaggtgcagaagtgttggtgggatttttaaacacctcagtgtcaagGCTGGGAGAAGAACAGCtccagccaaaaatataaagccaacagcttCCTGTTATCAGAAAGTGTCACAACACTTCTGCAtggctacagttagtaattgtataccctcaAAGTTTATTTGTGTTGTATGTGTAGCTTCAAAAATAACTGGTGAATGCCCGTACTAGTTGTGTGTTGCTAATAGAGTGCTGGGTGGGTGTGTATATGACAGGTAATGAGCTGTGTACCCGGGTATGGAGGTGAGGGTGAGCTGCGTACCCGGGTATGGAGGTGAGGGTGAGCTGCGTACCCGGGTATGGAGGTGAGGGTGAGCTGCGTACCCGGGTATGGAGGTGAGGGTGAGCTGCGTACCCGGGTATGGAGGTGAGGGTGAGCTGCGTACCCGGGTATGGAGGTGAGGGTGAGCTGCGTACCCGGATATGGAGGTGAGGGTGAGCTGCGTACCCGGGTATGGAGGTGAGGGTGAGCTGCGTACCCGGGTATGGAGGTGAGGGTGAGCTGCGTACCCGGATATGGAGGTGAGGGTGAGCTGTGTACCCGGATATGGAGGTGAGGGTGAGCTGTGTACCCGGGTATGGAGGTGAGGGTGAGCTGTGTACCCGGATATGGAGGTGAGGGTGAGCTGTGTACCCGGGTATGGAGGTGAGGGTGAGCTGCGTACCCGGGTATGGAGGTGAGGGTGAGCTGTGTACCTGGGTATGGCGTTGAGGGGCGGCACCAGGCAGTAGAGGTGAAAAGCACGAGGGCACCCGTCACAGCAAATCAGCTCGCCGCCATCCTTACACATCGCACACTCATCATCGTTATGTtctacctatacacacacacacacacacacacacacacacacacacacacacacaaacacacaccagcgTTTAGTCCTCTGAGTTTGACTTAAACACACAGATTTACACACttcatgtcatgtcatgtccCAACAGTGTTGGGCTACCAtgatagaccgctgtgccaaccTAGCATGGCACAtggtatttattaatattactatttaaaatattttaataggtTTTGGTTCACTTAATCACATCTAAAACTGATGGTGTGTAATGCTGTCAGACATTATAATTGCAGTCACTGGCAGGAGTATTAAtgcatggacacacacacacacacagacacacaatcacTGACACGTGTGTGAGGTGGGGGTCAAAATTTATatttagagtaaataaaagaagTATTTAATCTTATTTAAGTTTGCTAGTCCACTAACACAGAGATCTGGGATCCATGGTTCGAATCAGCATCTGCATGGTTAATGTATGGGTGCGCTTGtctgtgcgctctcagtgccggtcccaagcccaaacagaaagaaataGAAGGGTTGCATAAAAAACTAGGTGCAGTAAAAATGATAATTCTGATCATTTCAGTCATTTCTGTGCAGTTCTGAGCAAacagtaaatattaaaatgaaccTGTTCAGGCTGCAGGACTTACATTGCTTGTTCTGGTGTTTGTCTCCCCCTGCTGCTGTCTGTGACTCTGTCCTGTCTGTGCTCCAGGACCACTGACCTTCTCCTCCAGTTTAGCAGAGGGGTAAAACTCTCCCCCCACCTTAATACACTGTGTAGCTCCTCCTAAAAATGAAAACCATGAAAAGCCGAAAGCTCAGTCAGTATTTCAGTCCTGCACGATATTCTGACTTTTCCACTCAGCAAGACGCTTCCAGTGGATTCTGTCTCACCTTTAACATCCACGGATAAAAAACATCTAAACACCAAATAATGTGAAGAACACAgctggtggacaaaataacggaaacatttattcattcattttcttaaccgcttatccaattagggtcgcctATCACAgcctttcaatgggcgcaaggcacacagtaacaccctgaatggcacgccagtccatcacagggcagacacaggaccatcttgctgtgaggcgatagttctacccaccgagccaccgtgccaccctatgaCAGAGACATCACATTAACAACAGCTGGGATTTAAAGTCACAGAATTACAGACAGACTCATACAGGTGAGTCCAATAACAGACACCATGATGTATACAGATACCACAAAGCAACCAACCGAGTTCCACAGAGCTGAAATGATGGGTACCAGAATTGCAGGTGCATCAGTTTGAAACTCTGGATTTTTGGATGGACAAACAGCACCAGCACGGGGGAACATCAAGAGCCAAGGAAGCTCACTGACAGGAATAGATGGCACTGATTGATGCCCACAGAACTGAACGAGCACGTCTATGATCCATGTAAACTGGTCAAGGAGAACGaaacctggacccctgagctACAGAAAAATGGCCTGATGAGAGAGACCACGTTCCCCCTGGTTGCTACTTCCTAATAAACTGGATGCGTgtatcccaatctagtcatatccaattccccaatgGTATTTCACCTTCACTCTTTcacctctgacacgtgtgcagtagctgctgcaccaggcgggttgatacggagatccgtattgtGCATAAAGAGTCAAACTCCATTTTCATTATGTACCGTCCCTGTGCAGCgccgtcgatcagccagcagagggcgtaactgcagcacttataaGACAACATGGACTGTTGAGCTaaacgctgatggaacacagagGAAACACACTCCCGTCCTGACTTTTTTGGAGCGTGTTGCGGGCATTAAATTGTAAATGTGTTGATATTTATGaactacaatgaagttgatcattAAAACCATGAAAGAAATATTTTCTTCCTACCTCAGAGAATGAatacatcacagattcttgtgtTTACTGCATTttccaaaatgtcccaacttttatggaaaTAGAGACGTAACcagccatcaatccatccattcatttacattttcggcatttagcagacgcttttatccaaagcggcttacagtacagtgacagtatatagtctaagcaattgagggttaaggaccttgctcaagggcccagcagtggcaacctggcagtggtggggcttgaaccagcgacctttggattactagtccagtaccttaaccgctaggccacaactgtgcCCCAACAGAAGAATACAttctgttttacatttacatttagcagacgctcttatccaaagcaacttacagtacagtgacagtatacagtgagcaattgagagttaagggccttgcacaagggcccaatagcagcaacctggcagtgatggggcttgaacctgcaaccttctgcaTTCATCACATTTAAAGATCTACCAGTGGGTCCAGTCGTCTCACCGCTCTCAATGACTTGTTGGATGAGGATCTCCTCCATGGGACGCTCCCCACTAGAGACGGTCACAGCACGCTGGACTGACGTGGACACCGActgcacacctacacacacacacagagtaatacACACCACTATCTGTGTATATGTGCTACAATCAGACCAGTAGCAGAGACACCAGTTTACCATTGCTCACTGAGACCTGAGAGACAGACGAGCTGTCCGTCTTCCTCATGGACTTTCCTTTAGCTCctgaaacatcacacacaaacacaggacgCATTTATACttaatccagagcgacttacaattatgacttaaTACATTAAGGGTAGAGCGCTACTAAATGTACTCAGTTTTAACCGATTGCtaatgctaactgaattgctgtaggattgcgaGTGTCAACGAGCGTcattagagtttgctgagtttataaagaaagaaataaacggaatatagacaaactatcgggaaTACTTTACAGCAcggagatgatcatgtgtgtagagaaacacacttttacactgatTATGGATCCACAAAGGGAAAAAATgtctcaatacgtaaacacagcacactacaccacagaaaagtctcttacactaact includes:
- the aire gene encoding autoimmune regulator produces the protein MTRVEAPGESELRSLLKTSRTEIAVAVHDLFPLLYGLLDHDIISEPLFGETLERTQKDGIHKAVYSLLTRLLEQDGSVLQAFWNNLSKEYNQESYPKLQRLLANLPRGLNLGSGDVKTPTGKRRTIAEKQLSLRRQHYSKKSLHANSGAKGKSMRKTDSSSVSQVSVSNGVQSVSTSVQRAVTVSSGERPMEEILIQQVIESGGATQCIKVGGEFYPSAKLEEKVSGPGAQTGQSHRQQQGETNTRTSNVEHNDDECAMCKDGGELICCDGCPRAFHLYCLVPPLNAIPSGTWRCTSCTHGRAMPEKLYPSAQVPQPQTHPSVAEGGSGSSSGVDFTFFSSASLATSLATGNTNPQPAAFHSPDSELVTVRKHCGICRLSRGELLVCPQCLQSFHSHCNFQSGRSRCRTCLRATTWGPTETETTSRAARPCDQVSAQTDQQILNREELDSYMGESSIDGILHWAFHNISRPLSESQGYFQ